Proteins encoded together in one Falco peregrinus isolate bFalPer1 chromosome 2, bFalPer1.pri, whole genome shotgun sequence window:
- the BHLHA9 gene encoding class A basic helix-loop-helix protein 9 produces MSAAAMGIGMAPEPDSSEEELEVGGTTQACYRQGLWVPQGREVSTCLGDREGMKVRKRSRPVRSKARRMAANVRERKRILDYNQAFNALRLALKHDLGGKRLSKIATLRRAINRITALSLSLHGAGCCWPCAHSECRSGAGVPAQEPGVKARSPQLPWVPSSAGTASLQHCPPSPLYVGFSPERQFHRYESPKEDRSMPSPAYCSSGTHRPGLRGACQQRYTGSLQDPLAGAVPWQVGYCQSWGHQQCLPIH; encoded by the coding sequence ATGTCCGCAGCAGCCATGGGGATAGGGATGGCACCAGAGCCCGACAGCTCGGAAGAGGAGCTGGAAGTGGGGGGCACAACCCAAGCGTGCTACAGGCAGGGTCTGTGGGTCCCCCAGGGCAGGGAAGTATCCACCTGCCTGGGGGACCGCGAAGGGAtgaaggtgaggaagaggagccgGCCGGTGCGCTCCAAGGCCAGGAGGATGGCTGCCAACGTCCGAGAGCGCAAGAGGATCCTGGACTACAACCAAGCCTTCAACGCCCTGCGGCTGGCCCTCAAACATGACCTTGGTGGCAAAAGGCTTTCTAAAATCGCTACCCTCCGGCGAGCCATCAACAGGATCACagctctgtccctgtccctgcacgGCGCcgggtgctgctggccctgcgCCCACTCCGAGTGCCGCAGTGGGGCCGGGGTCCCTGCGCAGGAGCCGGGGGTGAAGGCCAGaagcccccagctcccctgggtGCCCAGTTCCGCAGGCACTGCCAGCTTGCAGCACTGCCCTCCATCCCCTCTCTACGTTGGCTTTTCCCCGGAGAGGCAATTCCATCGCTACGAGAGCCCAAAGGAGGATCGCTCCATGCCCAGCCCTGCCTATTGCTCCAGCGGGACTCACCGCCCTGGGCTCCGAGGCGCCTGCCAGCAGAGGTACACGGGCAGCCTGCAAGACCCCCTGGCCGGGGCAGTCCCCTGGCAGGTGGGCTATTGCCAGAGCTGGGGGCACCAGCAGTGCCTCCCCATCCACTGa